A stretch of DNA from Campylobacter concisus:
AGGGAGCAAATTTGTATCAAAAATAGTAAATTTTTATCCTGTGTCTTTTCGTAAGCTAGAGAGAAGTAAAAGATCGCTTCTTTAAATTTTGAGCATTTGAAGTGTTTAATGCCTATTTTTTTATAATCTATCAATGTCAAATTCCTCGCCAATCGGGATATTTACGACCTCAAGCTCTGGGTGAATATCCATACGAAGTTGTCTTTCGAGCCCATATTTTAGTGTAGTTGTGCTAGCTGCACATCCATGACAATGCCCTGTAAGTCTTACATAAATTTTGCCGTTTTTTATGCCAAGTAGCTCCATGCCACCGCCATCATTTTCAAGCATTGGTA
This window harbors:
- a CDS encoding NifU family protein, producing MIPFSDEELLKPVSASLQKVLPMLENDGGGMELLGIKNGKIYVRLTGHCHGCAASTTTLKYGLERQLRMDIHPELEVVNIPIGEEFDIDRL